A section of the Aneurinibacillus migulanus genome encodes:
- a CDS encoding MBL fold metallo-hydrolase: MEDTYQDISMLREYVTLQGITLSVWVYYIDGMLVDTGSKTISAQVQAFTEKYRPEQVLITHLHEDHYGMAGWMQQEKGLPVYIHPMSVQSAVHPPVLPRYRELFWGNPASFYPQPLGAEHETNRYRFHVIETPGHASDHVALFDAENGRLFSGDLFLGSKVKICMRGESMPALMDSVRRVLELDFDTLFCAHAGIIPNGKQRLREKLSHLEEIEHTIKEKHRQGWNLREITRFLYPRRPPIYHLSYGEWSPIHIVHSFFQSISQQNYNAYPK; the protein is encoded by the coding sequence ATGGAAGATACATACCAGGATATTAGTATGCTACGTGAATATGTTACCCTGCAAGGCATTACCCTTTCCGTTTGGGTTTACTATATAGATGGCATGCTGGTAGACACAGGCTCGAAAACGATTTCGGCCCAGGTACAAGCCTTTACGGAGAAATATCGGCCCGAACAGGTTCTTATCACCCATCTACACGAAGACCACTATGGTATGGCTGGATGGATGCAACAGGAAAAGGGACTTCCCGTCTATATTCACCCAATGTCTGTACAGAGTGCTGTCCACCCCCCTGTACTGCCACGTTACAGAGAGTTATTCTGGGGAAATCCGGCATCATTTTATCCGCAGCCACTAGGAGCAGAACATGAGACAAATCGTTACCGTTTTCATGTAATTGAGACACCAGGACATGCTTCAGACCATGTTGCTTTATTTGATGCGGAAAATGGTCGATTGTTCTCAGGCGATTTATTCCTGGGTTCTAAAGTGAAAATTTGTATGCGTGGTGAATCTATGCCTGCATTAATGGATTCGGTTCGGCGTGTGCTTGAGCTTGATTTCGATACGCTGTTCTGTGCCCATGCCGGTATCATACCGAATGGAAAGCAACGGCTTAGGGAGAAGCTAAGCCATCTCGAGGAAATAGAACATACCATCAAAGAAAAACACCGACAAGGTTGGAATCTTCGGGAAATTACTCGGTTCTTATATCCCAGAAGGCCCCCCATTTATCATCTATCATATGGTGAATGGTCACCGATTCATATCGTGCACTCTTTCTTTCAGAGCATTTCCCAGCAAAATTATAATGCTTATCCAAAATGA
- the rpmI gene encoding 50S ribosomal protein L35, whose translation MPKMKTHRGAAKRFKKTGSGKLKRSHAYTSHILEKKSPKRKRNLRKGAIVSSGDQKRIESMLTYMK comes from the coding sequence ATGCCAAAAATGAAAACTCACCGTGGAGCTGCTAAGCGCTTCAAGAAGACTGGAAGCGGCAAGCTGAAACGCTCCCATGCTTATACAAGCCATATTCTGGAGAAAAAATCTCCGAAACGTAAGCGTAACCTGCGCAAAGGCGCAATCGTATCGAGCGGCGACCAAAAACGCATTGAGTCCATGCTGACATACATGAAGTAA
- a CDS encoding class I SAM-dependent methyltransferase has product MGKFLFLYKFLTSPRSIGSITPSSRFLARAMVKPVDFSKAKAIAELGAGTGIFTSYLNQYKSNDCQVVVFEKDDKMRHQLEATYPELHYYNNASEIHQIASNLGIEGFDYILSGLPFANFPQELRDKIMDGVEKSLKPNGLFIAFQYSHQMKQQLTKRFEQIDIDFVPFNIPPAFVYRCKKQAPSSIEQDRKAY; this is encoded by the coding sequence ATGGGAAAATTTCTTTTCCTCTATAAATTTCTAACATCTCCGCGCAGCATAGGCAGTATCACGCCAAGCTCTCGCTTTCTGGCTCGCGCGATGGTGAAACCGGTTGATTTCAGCAAAGCAAAGGCGATTGCTGAATTGGGAGCAGGAACCGGAATTTTCACTTCTTATTTAAATCAATATAAATCAAACGACTGTCAGGTAGTCGTTTTTGAAAAAGACGATAAAATGCGGCATCAGCTCGAAGCCACCTATCCTGAACTGCATTATTATAATAATGCTTCCGAAATCCATCAGATAGCAAGCAACCTGGGTATCGAAGGATTCGACTACATTCTCTCTGGCCTTCCATTCGCGAATTTTCCACAGGAGCTTCGCGATAAAATTATGGATGGTGTAGAAAAGTCACTGAAACCAAATGGATTATTTATTGCATTCCAATATTCGCATCAGATGAAGCAACAGCTCACCAAACGTTTTGAACAAATAGACATTGACTTTGTGCCATTCAATATTCCTCCTGCCTTTGTGTACCGCTGCAAGAAACAGGCGCCCTCATCAATTGAACAGGACAGGAAGGCTTATTAG
- the rplT gene encoding 50S ribosomal protein L20, translated as MPRVKGGNVARNRRKKVLKLAKGYFGSKHRLFKSANAQVMKSLLYAYRDRRQVKRDFRKLWITRINAAARMNGLSYSRFMYGLKAAGLEVNRKMLADMAVNDKEAFTQLANAAKEKLNA; from the coding sequence ATGCCAAGAGTTAAAGGTGGAAATGTGGCGCGTAATCGCCGTAAAAAAGTATTGAAGCTTGCTAAAGGTTATTTCGGTTCCAAACACCGTTTATTTAAATCTGCAAATGCACAAGTTATGAAATCCCTGCTGTACGCATACCGTGACCGTCGTCAGGTAAAGCGTGATTTCCGCAAACTGTGGATCACTCGTATCAACGCGGCAGCACGTATGAACGGTCTTTCTTACAGCCGTTTCATGTACGGTCTGAAAGCAGCTGGTCTTGAAGTAAACCGCAAAATGCTTGCTGACATGGCTGTAAACGACAAAGAAGCGTTTACGCAATTGGCAAACGCTGCAAAAGAAAAATTGAACGCGTAA
- a CDS encoding CoA-binding protein, with product MAFTNPTNEERRQILEDAKTIAVVGLSNKPERTSYMVSQAMQSKGYKIIPVNPTIEEALGEKAIGSLTQLQEPVDIVNVFRRSEEVGPVVEEAIQIKPKVIWMQQGIYNEEAAKKAQEAGITVVMDQCIKVDHAILVRK from the coding sequence ATGGCTTTTACCAATCCAACAAACGAAGAACGACGTCAAATTCTTGAGGACGCAAAGACGATTGCCGTTGTCGGTCTGTCTAATAAACCGGAACGCACAAGCTATATGGTATCACAGGCAATGCAGTCCAAAGGCTACAAAATTATTCCGGTCAATCCTACAATTGAGGAGGCGCTCGGCGAGAAGGCGATTGGCTCGCTGACACAATTACAGGAACCGGTTGATATCGTAAACGTATTCCGCCGTAGCGAAGAAGTGGGGCCTGTCGTGGAAGAGGCAATTCAAATTAAGCCAAAGGTTATTTGGATGCAACAGGGCATCTATAATGAGGAAGCGGCAAAGAAAGCGCAGGAAGCGGGAATTACGGTGGTAATGGATCAATGCATCAAAGTCGATCATGCAATCCTGGTTAGAAAATAG
- the infC gene encoding translation initiation factor IF-3, whose protein sequence is MCPHFLLWFKKIWRWQTISKDHLVNEDIRAREVRLIDHEGEQVGIVPFREALRLAQEKELDLVNIAPTAKPPVCRIMDYGKFRYEQQKKEKEARKNQKVVDIKEVRLSPTIEEHDFQTKLRNTVKFLENGNKVKLTIRFRGRAITHSEIGQQVMEKLAKEVENISTVERKPKMEGRSMIMILAPKSDK, encoded by the coding sequence ATGTGCCCGCATTTTTTGCTTTGGTTCAAAAAAATCTGGAGGTGGCAGACTATTAGCAAAGATCATTTAGTCAATGAAGATATTCGGGCTCGTGAGGTTCGTTTAATTGATCATGAGGGTGAGCAGGTCGGCATTGTGCCATTTCGTGAAGCGCTCCGCCTTGCACAAGAGAAAGAGCTTGATCTTGTGAACATCGCGCCGACTGCTAAACCGCCGGTGTGTCGTATCATGGACTATGGTAAGTTCAGATACGAACAACAAAAGAAAGAAAAAGAAGCTCGTAAAAATCAAAAGGTTGTTGACATTAAAGAAGTTCGTCTGTCGCCAACTATTGAAGAGCATGATTTCCAGACGAAACTACGCAATACAGTGAAGTTTCTTGAGAATGGAAATAAAGTTAAGTTGACCATTCGCTTCCGTGGACGCGCGATTACCCACTCTGAAATCGGTCAGCAAGTGATGGAGAAGCTGGCGAAAGAAGTGGAGAATATCTCGACTGTCGAGCGTAAGCCGAAAATGGAAGGGCGCAGCATGATTATGATTCTTGCGCCAAAAAGCGATAAGTAA